In one Candidatus Omnitrophota bacterium genomic region, the following are encoded:
- a CDS encoding serine hydrolase, which translates to MKTKTVLIAAAFIFLGAGLFIAYRNYAGSPESVSSRAREKAWAGLKRDLKNKVAHFKGTVGLVIKDLDTGREIDLNKNTPIPSASLVKIPIMLSCFYAAQDGKIHLNDPVRLSYADRVSGSKVLGNKPVGSVFTVEELFHPMITQSDNAAANVIIDFMGFDTLNSYFRKMGLRDTNLARKMMDFKERRAGEENYTTAADMAGLLEELYRKEFLSDEISGKCLELLGQQKINDRIPRKLPRDGTSIAHKTGLERHICHDVGIVFTDNGDFLICVLVKHENRFAMPAKKLISDIALLTYNYYRSF; encoded by the coding sequence ATGAAGACGAAGACGGTATTGATAGCCGCCGCTTTTATCTTCCTGGGCGCAGGTCTATTTATCGCGTACAGGAATTATGCCGGTTCCCCGGAGAGTGTATCCTCAAGGGCCAGGGAGAAGGCATGGGCGGGGCTAAAGAGGGACCTGAAGAATAAAGTCGCGCATTTCAAAGGCACGGTCGGCCTTGTGATAAAGGACCTGGATACAGGCCGTGAGATCGACCTCAACAAAAATACCCCCATACCCTCCGCGAGCCTGGTCAAGATACCCATCATGCTCTCCTGTTTTTACGCCGCGCAGGACGGGAAGATACATTTAAACGACCCTGTGAGGCTCAGCTACGCCGATAGGGTAAGCGGTTCTAAGGTGTTGGGCAACAAGCCGGTCGGCTCGGTCTTTACCGTAGAGGAGTTGTTCCATCCTATGATAACGCAGAGCGATAACGCCGCCGCGAACGTCATTATCGATTTCATGGGGTTCGACACCTTGAACTCGTATTTCAGGAAGATGGGCTTAAGGGACACCAATTTGGCGCGCAAGATGATGGATTTCAAGGAGAGGAGGGCGGGTGAGGAGAACTATACGACCGCGGCGGATATGGCCGGCCTCCTGGAGGAATTGTATCGTAAGGAATTCTTAAGCGATGAGATATCCGGCAAATGCCTCGAGTTACTGGGACAGCAGAAGATAAACGACAGGATCCCCAGGAAGCTTCCCAGGGACGGTACGTCGATCGCCCATAAGACGGGCCTGGAAAGGCATATCTGCCACGATGTGGGGATCGTATTCACCGATAACGGCGATTTCCTGATATGCGTCCTGGTCAAGCACGAGAACAGGTTCGCGATGCCCGCGAAGAAACTTATTTCGGATATCGCGTTATTGACGTATAATTATTACCGGAGCTTTTAA
- a CDS encoding radical SAM protein has protein sequence MVSIKKSPDTGERLSVLSNDSRYDLACACGTNDDEHRRRSKEGKWIYPVVLPNGGTTYLFKTLLSNECVNNCKYCPLRAGSDTERCSLSPGELAASFMSYYNARRVSGLFLSSAVTGSPDATMERINRSALNLRRMRFRGYIHLKIIPGASEAAIRESLSLATAVSLNIETAGESNFRHLSTTKDYIRDIIRPIELISRLTAKGSPYAGIKQTTQFVVGASGETDKEIIGYSWKLYRELGLSRVYFSAYQRGAGSPELPGERSDLTNSDLLAREHRLYQTDWLIRKYGFRADEIPLDRDGNLSLGTDPKEMWAKSHPEFFPVYVNKDDKDRLLRVPGLGHVMVEKILSLRESGARISSIENLGRRSKLLVKAGQYLTF, from the coding sequence ATGGTATCTATCAAGAAAAGCCCCGATACGGGCGAACGGCTTTCGGTATTATCGAACGATTCCCGGTACGACCTCGCCTGCGCCTGCGGCACAAACGATGACGAGCACCGCCGCCGCTCTAAAGAAGGCAAATGGATATACCCGGTAGTGCTCCCTAACGGCGGCACGACATACCTTTTCAAGACCCTGCTTTCGAACGAGTGCGTCAATAACTGCAAATATTGCCCCCTAAGGGCCGGTTCCGATACGGAGCGCTGCTCCCTTAGCCCCGGTGAACTGGCCGCGTCTTTCATGTCTTATTATAATGCCCGGAGGGTCAGCGGGCTGTTCCTGAGCAGCGCGGTAACAGGCAGTCCGGACGCTACCATGGAACGGATCAACCGCTCCGCGCTTAACCTGCGCAGGATGCGGTTCAGGGGTTATATCCATTTAAAGATAATACCGGGCGCCTCCGAAGCGGCTATCAGGGAGAGCCTTTCGCTGGCTACGGCCGTATCTTTGAATATAGAGACGGCCGGCGAAAGCAACTTCAGGCATCTCAGCACGACCAAGGATTATATCCGCGACATCATACGGCCGATAGAATTGATAAGCCGCCTCACAGCGAAAGGTTCTCCTTATGCGGGGATCAAGCAGACCACCCAATTTGTCGTCGGAGCTTCCGGGGAGACCGACAAGGAGATCATCGGCTATTCCTGGAAACTGTACAGGGAGTTGGGCCTCAGCCGCGTCTATTTCAGCGCTTACCAGCGCGGCGCGGGTTCGCCGGAACTCCCCGGCGAACGTTCGGACCTCACCAATAGCGACCTTTTGGCGAGGGAGCACCGCCTTTACCAGACGGATTGGCTCATCCGCAAGTACGGCTTCAGGGCGGACGAGATCCCTCTCGACCGGGACGGCAACCTCTCCCTGGGGACGGACCCGAAAGAGATGTGGGCGAAGTCTCATCCCGAATTTTTTCCCGTATATGTAAATAAAGATGACAAGGACCGGCTGCTGCGCGTTCCCGGACTGGGACACGTGATGGTCGAGAAGATACTTTCATTGCGGGAGAGCGGGGCGAGGATCAGTTCTATCGAAAACCTGGGAAGGCGCAGCAAACTCCTCGTCAAGGCCGGCCAATACCTCACCTTTTGA
- a CDS encoding MotA/TolQ/ExbB proton channel family protein, which yields MSLFQGVIGGGFVILILVGCSILSLAIIIERCFYYKSRSRVKRRDFMDEISAELKRDRLMNALDICENTKTPFSGVVHAGLKLFGHNESVISNAMEREVTIETTKLEQYTSVVGTIASTAVYIGLFGTVLGIIRAFHDIAQSAGSGGINVVINGIAEALICTAAGLCVAVPAVIAYNYFIKRIDKFVVDMELCVSETMDLIATKHR from the coding sequence ATGTCATTGTTCCAGGGGGTCATCGGCGGAGGTTTTGTCATATTAATCCTTGTCGGCTGCTCTATCTTGTCGCTCGCGATAATAATAGAGAGGTGTTTTTATTACAAAAGCAGGTCCAGGGTGAAGAGAAGGGACTTTATGGATGAGATAAGCGCGGAATTGAAGAGGGACCGCCTCATGAACGCTCTGGATATCTGCGAAAACACCAAGACGCCTTTCTCCGGCGTCGTCCATGCCGGACTGAAGCTCTTCGGCCACAATGAGTCCGTGATATCAAACGCGATGGAGAGGGAAGTGACGATAGAGACCACCAAATTGGAGCAATATACCAGCGTGGTCGGCACGATCGCAAGCACCGCCGTTTATATCGGCCTCTTCGGGACCGTCCTGGGCATAATAAGGGCTTTCCACGATATCGCCCAGAGCGCCGGTTCCGGCGGGATAAACGTCGTCATTAACGGCATAGCCGAGGCGCTGATATGCACCGCGGCCGGCCTCTGCGTCGCCGTCCCGGCAGTCATCGCGTATAATTATTTCATCAAGAGGATAGATAAGTTCGTCGTAGATATGGAATTGTGCGTTTCCGAAACCATGGACCTGATCGCCACCAAACACAGATGA
- a CDS encoding biopolymer transporter ExbD produces MKRESRRQRLVAEINITPFTDVILVLLVIFMIATPLISQTSLDIKLPEAKSGQPLEAPKKAQVYVSIMKDGSTYVDQDRVTKKELRAKIDALHRKTPDISVVVHSDRLTPFKDVVSVLDVLNELGVNRLSIGAISEREADR; encoded by the coding sequence ATGAAAAGAGAATCCAGAAGGCAAAGGCTGGTCGCGGAGATAAATATAACGCCCTTCACCGACGTTATCCTCGTCCTGCTGGTCATATTCATGATAGCGACCCCGCTGATATCCCAGACGAGCCTTGATATAAAGCTTCCCGAGGCCAAGAGCGGACAGCCCCTCGAGGCGCCGAAGAAGGCGCAGGTATATGTCAGCATAATGAAGGACGGCTCGACCTATGTCGACCAGGACCGGGTGACGAAAAAGGAATTGAGGGCGAAGATAGACGCCCTGCACAGGAAGACCCCGGATATAAGCGTCGTCGTCCATTCGGACAGGCTGACGCCGTTCAAGGATGTGGTCAGCGTCCTCGACGTCTTGAACGAACTGGGCGTGAACAGGTTGAGCATAGGGGCGATAAGCGAAAGAGAGGCCGATAGATAA
- a CDS encoding DUF4239 domain-containing protein — protein MPTIQKVMFWFPAWLLGPFVIGGFTLFSIVGLLIVRRFVPHSRLRTHHDVADPILGAVGAVYAVLIAFVVVTVWQNYDKSNCNVEMEANYMADIYRDAEAFSPGFRQKVGDLLREYRQAVVDDEWKSMRKGEMSPRVEKIMRQIWTLYTSYQPKTSTEQSFFDESVRKLNSFRELRRQRLMDSRSGIQSLLWFVLIGGALGTISFTFLFGAESIKAQIIMVIILSAMISLILFTIMELDFPFTGSVSISPEPFKEMLLD, from the coding sequence GTGCCTACGATACAAAAAGTAATGTTCTGGTTCCCGGCTTGGCTTTTAGGCCCGTTCGTAATAGGGGGATTTACTTTATTTTCAATAGTGGGGCTGCTGATAGTCCGCCGTTTCGTGCCGCATAGCAGGTTAAGGACCCATCATGACGTAGCCGACCCGATCCTCGGCGCGGTCGGCGCCGTTTATGCCGTGCTTATAGCGTTTGTCGTGGTAACCGTCTGGCAGAATTATGACAAATCGAACTGCAATGTGGAGATGGAAGCTAATTACATGGCCGACATTTACAGGGACGCAGAGGCCTTTTCCCCGGGTTTCAGGCAGAAGGTGGGCGATCTACTCCGGGAATACCGGCAGGCTGTGGTCGACGACGAATGGAAGTCGATGCGGAAGGGGGAGATGAGCCCCAGGGTGGAAAAGATAATGCGGCAGATCTGGACGCTTTATACTTCTTACCAGCCGAAGACCTCTACAGAGCAATCGTTTTTCGATGAATCGGTCAGGAAATTGAATTCGTTCCGGGAATTAAGGAGGCAACGGCTGATGGATTCGAGGTCCGGGATCCAATCCTTGCTATGGTTTGTCCTGATAGGAGGGGCGCTCGGCACCATCTCCTTTACATTTTTATTCGGCGCGGAAAGCATAAAAGCCCAGATCATAATGGTAATTATACTTTCGGCGATGATATCGTTGATCCTGTTCACTATCATGGAGCTGGATTTCCCTTTCACCGGCTCGGTCTCGATATCCCCGGAGCCGTTTAAAGAGATGCTGTTGGATTAA